A window of Malania oleifera isolate guangnan ecotype guangnan chromosome 5, ASM2987363v1, whole genome shotgun sequence contains these coding sequences:
- the LOC131156665 gene encoding protein NUCLEAR FUSION DEFECTIVE 4-like has product MGVLRLAPSSTAGKWLGFVTAVWVQAISGNNYTFSNYSGSLKSLMALTQLELNNLSVAKDVGKAFGLLAGLASDRLPTPVILLIGSVEGLIGYGVQWLVVSGRIQPLPYWQMCIFLCMGGNSTTWMNTAVLVTCIRNFRKNRGPVSGILKGYVGLSTAIFTDLCTALFSDDPSTFVLMLAIVPFLVCLTAVLFLREVSTSGDEKEEAKYFGLFNAVAVAVAVYLLAFDVTAPHGRSFSKAFAIILLILLGSPLAIPLYSLFSRVGSEAGSDAESRVGEPLLGEAAGTGTEKAAQAKVEGKRRPSIGEDHSIMEAVRTVDFWVLFVSFLCGVGTGLAVMNNMGQMGLALGYADVSMFVSLMSICGFFGRILSGSVSEYFIKRAGTPRPLWNAASQILMTLGYVVMAMALPGSLYIGSVIVGVCYGVRLAVTVPTASELFGLKYYGLIYNILILNLPLGSFLFSGLLAGFLYDSQATQTAGGGNTCIGPHCYRLVFVVMAIACIVGFGFDILLAIRTTKLYSKIYASKRSRKSNGQ; this is encoded by the exons ATGGGCGTCCTCCGCCTTGCGCCGTCGTCCACCGCCGGGAAGTGGCTGGGGTTCGTGACGGCGGTCTGGGTTCAGGCCATCTCCGGCAACAACTACACATTCTCAAACTACTCTGGCTCTCTCAAGTCCCTCATGGCCCTCACCCAGCTTGAACTCAACAATCTCTCCGTCGCGAAAGACGTCGGAAAAGCCTTCGGCCTTCTCGCCGGTCTCGCCTCCGATCGCCTCCCCACTCCCGTCATTCTCCTTATTGGCTCCGTCGAAGGGTTGATCGGTTATGGAGTTCAATGGCTCGTCGTTAGCGGAAGAATTCAACCCCTTCCCTACTGGCAG ATGTGTATATTTCTGTGTATGGGAGGAAACAGTACGACATGGATGAACACGGCGGTTCTCGTGACTTGCATCAGAAACTTCAGAAAAAACAGGGGACCAGTCTCCGGCATCCTCAAGGGTTATGTTGGTCTGAGCACCGCCATATTCACCGATCTCTGCACTGCCCTCTTCTCGGACGACCCCTCCACCTTCGTCCTCATGCTCGCCATCGTCCCTTTCCTCGTCTGCTTGACCGCCGTCCTCTTCCTCCGTGAAGTCTCCACCTCCGGCGACGAGAAAGAGGAGGCCAAGTACTTCGGCTTATTCAACGCCGTGGCCGTTGCCGTCGCGGTCTACCTCCTCGCCTTCGACGTCACCGCCCCCCACGGTCGATCCTTCTCCAAGGCATTCGCCATAATATTGCTAATCCTCTTGGGTTCGCCGCTGGCGATTCCTCTGTACTCTCTGTTCAGTCGGGTCGGGTCTGAGGCCGGATCGGACGCGGAGAGTCGGGTCGGGGAGCCGTTGCTGGGGGAAGCGGCCGGGACTGGGACGGAGAAGGCGGCGCAGGCGAAGGTGGAGGGGAAACGACGGCCGTCGATTGGGGAGGATCACTCGATAATGGAGGCGGTGCGGACAGTTGATTTCTGGGTATTGTTCGTGTCGTTTCTGTGCGGGGTGGGAACGGGTCTGGCGGTGATGAACAATATGGGGCAGATGGGTCTGGCGCTCGGGTACGCAGACGTATCCATGTTCGTCTCGCTCATGAGTATTTGCGGGTTTTTCGGTCGGATCCTGTCGGGTTCGGTCTCGGAGTACTTCATCAA GAGAGCAGGCACGCCAAGGCCTCTTTGGAATGCGGCATCCCAAATTCTGATGACACTTGGGTACGTTGTGATGGCCATGGCGTTACCGGGTTCCCTCTACATCGGTTCGGTCATCGTAGGAGTCTGCTATGGAGTCCGACTCGCCGTCACTGTCCCCACCGCCTCCGAGCTCTTTGGTCTCAAGTACTACGGCCTCATCTACAACATACTCATCCTCAACCTTCCCCTTGGTTCCTTCCTCTTCTCTGGCCTCCTCGCCGGGTTCTTGTACGACTCCCAAGCCACCCAAACGGCAGGAGGCGGCAACACTTGCATCGGGCCTCACTGTTACAGGCTAGTGTTTGTGGTCATGGCCATTGCCTGCATTGTTGGGTTTGGCTTCGACATCCTACTGGCAATTAGAACCACAAAGCTTTATTCCAAGATTTATGCTAGCAAGAGATCCAGGAAATCTAATGGGCAGTGA